A genomic stretch from Dissulfurispira thermophila includes:
- a CDS encoding GDSL-type esterase/lipase family protein has translation MKANKCIVFIGDSLTEYFDWQRYFLEHDVINLGVSGETVQQLFGRIDRIISSIKDPDFIFLMTGINNIAIEDFDIFNPYKKIVSKLSSNFKDAIIIIQSILPVNLHWIDNNDIKAINKKLKEIADEFNVKYLDVFCLFIDLEGRLKGDYLLDDGVHLSDKGYDVWVKEVEGFLKLSLH, from the coding sequence ATGAAAGCTAATAAATGCATAGTATTTATCGGTGATTCCCTGACAGAATATTTTGACTGGCAGAGATATTTCCTTGAACATGATGTAATAAATCTTGGTGTGTCAGGCGAAACAGTCCAGCAGCTCTTTGGACGAATTGACAGGATTATTTCATCAATCAAAGATCCTGATTTCATCTTTTTAATGACAGGCATTAATAATATCGCAATAGAAGACTTTGATATTTTTAACCCATACAAAAAGATTGTGAGTAAACTATCATCTAACTTTAAAGATGCAATAATTATTATTCAAAGCATACTGCCTGTGAATTTACACTGGATAGATAACAACGATATTAAGGCAATAAACAAGAAGCTCAAAGAGATTGCAGATGAATTCAATGTAAAATACCTTGATGTGTTTTGTCTTTTTATTGACTTAGAAGGAAGGTTAAAAGGTGATTATTTACTTGACGATGGAGTTCATCTCAGCGATAAAGGATATGATGTATGGGTAAAAGAGGTGGAGGGGTTTTTGAAACTATCCCTTCATTAA